A genomic region of Lagopus muta isolate bLagMut1 chromosome 19, bLagMut1 primary, whole genome shotgun sequence contains the following coding sequences:
- the BRD3OS gene encoding putative uncharacterized protein BRD3OS: MSEKVMNGRVPLPEKALSEGYARLRYRDTSLLIWQQQQQKLESAPPNTYLSRSRSMWYSQYGNEAILVRDKNKLDVSRDTGQSKFCAIM, from the coding sequence ATGAGTGAGAAAGTAATGAACGGGCGGGTGCCCCTGCCTGAAAAAGCCTTGTCCGAGGGCTACGCGAGGCTGCGGTACCGGGACACCTCACTGCTcatctggcagcagcagcagcagaagttggAGTCGGCCCCCCCCAACACGTATCTGAGCCGCAGCCGCAGCATGTGGTACTCGCAGTACGGCAATGAAGCCATCCTGGTGCGGGACAAGAACAAGCTGGACGTCTCCAGGGACACGGGGCAGTCCAAGTTCTGTGCTATCATGTAA